Below is a window of Bacteroidia bacterium DNA.
ACTTCCACGCGACCGGTATATCCAAAACCGCCAATATTTCCTGCGGTAACGTTCCGGCCTTCTCCCTGCGAAACGGCCGCAATTTCCCTGATGATCACTTTGCCTATTTTAAAATGGTGGCGCAACTGAAAACCCATGTCCCGGTCAATATTGTAAAGGCTGTTCAACATACTGCGTTCTACGAACTGAAGATCGGCAGAAGAAATGACGCGTTCTCGATTTCCGGGAAGCTTGGTTTGCCCTGCCCAAAGCACGAAGTTCCCGGCAAAATTCCATTGTGCAACCGCATCAAGAATGAGAAAAGGCGCATTCCGTGAATACCGGCTGGCCCCGGCAATATCCGAGTTCGTCATTCCGATCTCTAATTTATATTTCAGCCGGGGGGAATAAGCGAAGCCATCAAACTTGAGCCGTGAGCGTCTTACCAGCCAGGAAGTGTGGCTCTCAGAAAAGTCCAATCCGCCTTCACCTGCCGGAACCTCATAAACAAAGAGATTTTGAAACCGGAAGCCCGCGTTGATGAGAAAGGAAGAATCCTTAGCCATTACTGAAAGGCCCTGACCAAACCGGCTATTCACCAGGTTTTGTGACCAGCCTTGCGTTGTTCCCGCTATTAGAAACAGGGCAACAGAGAGGAGAATTGCAAAAGAATACGGTGCGTTTTTCATGTTAAATCATGGTAAAAAATGGTGGGGCAAATGTGAAGAAATACTGCCGATGTCTCTTAATTTTCCACCGGAAGATATTCACAAGGACCAGGGATTATTTCCTTCCGTTTTATGACATGGCGGAAATGACTTTTTTATTATTTGACATCAACCTCCAATTTTTTTGTAACATTCAAGGGATCGCTCAGTCATCTCATTAAATATTAAAAATTTACTACGATGAAAAGATTTCATGTAAACCTGGGAGTGAAGAATATTGATGAGTCAACCGCATTTTATACCGCCTTATTTGGCGCATCGCCCACCGTTAAGAAAGATGACTATGCCAAGTGGATGTTAGACGATCCTCGAATTAACTTTGCCATTCATTTAAAGCACTACGATTTTGGTGTTGAACACCTGGGTCTGCAGGTAGATGCCCTGGAAGAACTGGATGAAGT
It encodes the following:
- a CDS encoding porin: MKNAPYSFAILLSVALFLIAGTTQGWSQNLVNSRFGQGLSVMAKDSSFLINAGFRFQNLFVYEVPAGEGGLDFSESHTSWLVRRSRLKFDGFAYSPRLKYKLEIGMTNSDIAGASRYSRNAPFLILDAVAQWNFAGNFVLWAGQTKLPGNRERVISSADLQFVERSMLNSLYNIDRDMGFQLRHHFKIGKVIIREIAAVSQGEGRNVTAGNIGGFGYTGRVEVLPFGSFAGKGDYVSSDLAREQQPKLSVAASYDYNDHAPRTGGQLGEYVLEPRVIISEDELRSLSTVFIDMMFKYRGISVMAEYVNKQSDKSPLVADTAGNSISYLTGTGLNIQAGYLFKNNWEVAGRYTTTNTDEITEKADHQQYTLGVSRYIVGHKLKVQTDVIYTTEKEFDSPDFVEDGIMVRLQLEVHL